In Archocentrus centrarchus isolate MPI-CPG fArcCen1 chromosome 24, fArcCen1, whole genome shotgun sequence, one DNA window encodes the following:
- the prox1a gene encoding prospero homeobox protein 1 isoform X1, with protein MPDHDSDSLLNRQTKRRRVDIGVKRTVGSTSSSTATATAATTDNIARAKAAIFSAMNSLSSHSHHGSDTDSMECSVVQPHGGPGVVSASDSESKSNVLRKLLKRANSYEDTMMPFPGTTIISQLLKNNMAKNGGGPERGERGDRGDRGDSGFPGSGLSNASSDAPQEDACSNSSQDSTPQECLSPFGRPPGLATFDIERLNDEHLRAKRARVENIIRGMSHSPSVVVPAATRHERDHEMDGERELELDCPPPQSQQQAPSSPRGGEVCSSSSRENKRKQRLPQQQQQSFTQLVCQRKEQKQEERRQLKLQLEDMQKQLRQLQEKFFQIYDSTDDSEHNDLHNDIGNMSEDSPARSDTGGDDRGGDDLRSDNEMSDLDPGHFIDRARALLQEQALLADREKPRREGLSRSKGHGGPGSSMHAEGKQLAETLKQELNSAMTQVVDTVVKVFAKPPRPTPQQAFPPLSIPPERFPAAVNGDNPNFHTANQRLQCFGDVIIPNPLDSFTSMPGIPGATNDQTEALPLVVRKTPSEHHHQASAVGAHGGNHHPALHPSSLSASMGFSPPSFRHPFPLPLMGYPFQSPLGAPPGGYTGKDRSSPDSMDLSRESTGLRTKMSSGHHLGHHHRSCSPAHPGSTAEGLSLSLIKSECSDLQDMADISPYSGSNIQEGLSPNHLKKAKLMFFYTRYPSSNMLKMFFSDVKFNRCITSQLIKWFSNFREFYYIQMEKFARQAINDGVTGAEELSVSRDCELFRALNMHYNKANDFEVPDRFLEVAEITLREFFNAIVAGKDVDPSWKKAIYKVICKLDSEVPEIFKSPNCLQELLHE; from the exons ATGCCGGACCATGACAGCGACTCCCTCCTGAACAGACAGACCAAGCGAAGACGTGTGGACATTGGTGTTAAGCGGACCGTGGGCAGCACATCCTCCTCCACAGCAACAGCCACCGCAGCCACCACTGATAACATTGCCCGCGCCAAAGCAGCCATTTTTAGTGCCATGAACTCTTTGAGCTCCCACTCTCACCACGGATCAGACACCGACTCAATGGAGTGCTCTGTTGTGCAGCCACATGGTGGGCCTGGCGTTGTATCAGCCAGTGACAGTGAGTCCAAGTCCAATGTACTCCGAAAGCTACTGAAGAGGGCCAACTCATACGAGGACACCATGATGCCCTTCCCTGGCACCACCATTATCTCTCAGCTTCTCAAGAATAACATGGCCAAAAATGGAGGAGGGCCCGAGAGGGGAGAAAGAGGGGACAGGGGTGATAGAGGGGATTCTGGCTTCCCTGGATCAGGGCTCTCTAATGCAAGTTCTGATGCTCCCCAAGAGGATGCCTGCAGTAACTCTTCCCAGGACAGCACCCCTCAAGAGTGCTTGTCACCATTTGGCCGTCCTCCTGGCCTGGCCACCTTTGACATAGAACGTCTCAATGATGAACACCTGCGTGCCAAACGAGCCCGCGTAGAGAACATTATACGTGGCATGAGCCATTCCCCCAGTGTGGTAGTACCTGCTGCTACCCGTCATGAGCGTGACCATGAGATGGATGGAGAGCGGGAGCTAGAGCTAGACTGCCCACCTCCTCAGTCTCAACAGCAAGCCCCCAGTAGCCCACGGGGAGGCGAGGTGTGCAGCAGTAGTAGTCGAGAGAACAAGCGTAAACAGCGTTTGcctcagcagcaacagcagagcTTCACCCAGCTGGTGTGCCAGAGAAaggaacagaaacaggaagagcGACGGCAGCTCAAACTGCAGCTCGAGGACATGCAGAAGCAACTACGGCAGCTGCAGGAGAAGTTCTTTCAGATATACGACTCAACTGATGACTCAGAACACAACGACCTCCACAATGACATAGGAAACATGTCAGAGGACAGCCCAGCCAGGTCTGATACCGGAGGTGACGACCGGGGTGGAGATGATTTGCGCTCTGACAATGAGATGTCTGACCTGGATCCAGGCCATTTCATAGACAGGGCGAGGGCATTGCTTCAGGAGCAAGCCCTGCTGGCTGACAGAGAGAAGCCAAGAAGAGAAGGGCTTAGTCGAAGCAAAGGACATGGAGGCCCAGGCTCATCCATGCATGCTGAAGGTAAACAGCTGGCAGAAACGCTGAAGCAGGAACTCAATTCCGCCATGACCCAGGTGGTGGACACAGTGGTTAAGGTGTTTGCAAAACCTCCACGCCCTACACCTCAGCAGGCCTTTCCTCCACTTTCCATACCTCCTGAAAGATTTCCTGCTGCTGTCAATGGAGACAACCCCAACTTTCACACCGCCAACCAGAGGCTGCAGTGCTTTGGCGATGTCATCATTCCCAATCCACTCGACTCCTTTACCAGCATGCCCGGGATCCCCGGTGCAACCAATGACCAAACTGAGGCACTGCCCTTAGTAGTGAGGAAAACACCCAGTGAGCACCACCACCAGGCCTCAGCTGTGGGTGCCCATGGTGGAAACCACCACCCTGCCCTTCACCCCTCCTCACTCTCTGCCTCCATGGGCTTCAGCCCCCCATCCTTTAGACACCCCTTTCCACTGCCTCTCATGGGCTACCCTTTCCAGAGTCCTCTAGGCGCACCCCCAGGTGGTTACACAGGCAAGGACCGTTCTTCACCAGACTCCATGGACCTGTCCAGGGAAAGCACTGGCTTGAGGACCAAGATGTCATCAGGTCATCACCTGGGGCACCACCATCGCTCTTGTTCACCAGCACACCCTGGCAGCACAGCTGAGGGGCTCTCCCTGTCCCTCATCAAGTCTGAGTGCAGTGACCTCCAGGACATGGCTGACATCTCACCCTACTCAGGCAGCAAT ATCCAAGAAGGTCTCTCCCCAAATCATCTGAAGAAGGCCAAGCTCATGTTTTTCTACACCCGCTACCCGAGCTCTAATATGCTCAAGATGTTTTTCTCTGATGTCAAG TTTAACCGCTGCATAACCTCCCAGCTGATCAAGTGGTTCAGCAACTTCCGGGAGTTTTACTACATTCAGATGGAGAAGTTTGCCCGGCAGGCCATCAATGACGGAGTCACTGGAGCCGAGGAGTTGAGCGTCAGCCGAGACTGCGAGCTCTTCCGAGCCCTCAACATGCACTATAACAAGGCCAACGACTTCGAG
- the prox1a gene encoding prospero homeobox protein 1 isoform X2 codes for MPDHDSDSLLNRQTKRRRVDIGVKRTVGSTSSSTATATAATTDNIARAKAAIFSAMNSLSSHSHHGSDTDSMECSVVQPHGGPGVVSASDSESKSNVLRKLLKRANSYEDTMMPFPGTTIISQLLKNNMAKNGGGPGSGLSNASSDAPQEDACSNSSQDSTPQECLSPFGRPPGLATFDIERLNDEHLRAKRARVENIIRGMSHSPSVVVPAATRHERDHEMDGERELELDCPPPQSQQQAPSSPRGGEVCSSSSRENKRKQRLPQQQQQSFTQLVCQRKEQKQEERRQLKLQLEDMQKQLRQLQEKFFQIYDSTDDSEHNDLHNDIGNMSEDSPARSDTGGDDRGGDDLRSDNEMSDLDPGHFIDRARALLQEQALLADREKPRREGLSRSKGHGGPGSSMHAEGKQLAETLKQELNSAMTQVVDTVVKVFAKPPRPTPQQAFPPLSIPPERFPAAVNGDNPNFHTANQRLQCFGDVIIPNPLDSFTSMPGIPGATNDQTEALPLVVRKTPSEHHHQASAVGAHGGNHHPALHPSSLSASMGFSPPSFRHPFPLPLMGYPFQSPLGAPPGGYTGKDRSSPDSMDLSRESTGLRTKMSSGHHLGHHHRSCSPAHPGSTAEGLSLSLIKSECSDLQDMADISPYSGSNIQEGLSPNHLKKAKLMFFYTRYPSSNMLKMFFSDVKFNRCITSQLIKWFSNFREFYYIQMEKFARQAINDGVTGAEELSVSRDCELFRALNMHYNKANDFEVPDRFLEVAEITLREFFNAIVAGKDVDPSWKKAIYKVICKLDSEVPEIFKSPNCLQELLHE; via the exons ATGCCGGACCATGACAGCGACTCCCTCCTGAACAGACAGACCAAGCGAAGACGTGTGGACATTGGTGTTAAGCGGACCGTGGGCAGCACATCCTCCTCCACAGCAACAGCCACCGCAGCCACCACTGATAACATTGCCCGCGCCAAAGCAGCCATTTTTAGTGCCATGAACTCTTTGAGCTCCCACTCTCACCACGGATCAGACACCGACTCAATGGAGTGCTCTGTTGTGCAGCCACATGGTGGGCCTGGCGTTGTATCAGCCAGTGACAGTGAGTCCAAGTCCAATGTACTCCGAAAGCTACTGAAGAGGGCCAACTCATACGAGGACACCATGATGCCCTTCCCTGGCACCACCATTATCTCTCAGCTTCTCAAGAATAACATGGCCAAAAATGGAGGAGGG CCTGGATCAGGGCTCTCTAATGCAAGTTCTGATGCTCCCCAAGAGGATGCCTGCAGTAACTCTTCCCAGGACAGCACCCCTCAAGAGTGCTTGTCACCATTTGGCCGTCCTCCTGGCCTGGCCACCTTTGACATAGAACGTCTCAATGATGAACACCTGCGTGCCAAACGAGCCCGCGTAGAGAACATTATACGTGGCATGAGCCATTCCCCCAGTGTGGTAGTACCTGCTGCTACCCGTCATGAGCGTGACCATGAGATGGATGGAGAGCGGGAGCTAGAGCTAGACTGCCCACCTCCTCAGTCTCAACAGCAAGCCCCCAGTAGCCCACGGGGAGGCGAGGTGTGCAGCAGTAGTAGTCGAGAGAACAAGCGTAAACAGCGTTTGcctcagcagcaacagcagagcTTCACCCAGCTGGTGTGCCAGAGAAaggaacagaaacaggaagagcGACGGCAGCTCAAACTGCAGCTCGAGGACATGCAGAAGCAACTACGGCAGCTGCAGGAGAAGTTCTTTCAGATATACGACTCAACTGATGACTCAGAACACAACGACCTCCACAATGACATAGGAAACATGTCAGAGGACAGCCCAGCCAGGTCTGATACCGGAGGTGACGACCGGGGTGGAGATGATTTGCGCTCTGACAATGAGATGTCTGACCTGGATCCAGGCCATTTCATAGACAGGGCGAGGGCATTGCTTCAGGAGCAAGCCCTGCTGGCTGACAGAGAGAAGCCAAGAAGAGAAGGGCTTAGTCGAAGCAAAGGACATGGAGGCCCAGGCTCATCCATGCATGCTGAAGGTAAACAGCTGGCAGAAACGCTGAAGCAGGAACTCAATTCCGCCATGACCCAGGTGGTGGACACAGTGGTTAAGGTGTTTGCAAAACCTCCACGCCCTACACCTCAGCAGGCCTTTCCTCCACTTTCCATACCTCCTGAAAGATTTCCTGCTGCTGTCAATGGAGACAACCCCAACTTTCACACCGCCAACCAGAGGCTGCAGTGCTTTGGCGATGTCATCATTCCCAATCCACTCGACTCCTTTACCAGCATGCCCGGGATCCCCGGTGCAACCAATGACCAAACTGAGGCACTGCCCTTAGTAGTGAGGAAAACACCCAGTGAGCACCACCACCAGGCCTCAGCTGTGGGTGCCCATGGTGGAAACCACCACCCTGCCCTTCACCCCTCCTCACTCTCTGCCTCCATGGGCTTCAGCCCCCCATCCTTTAGACACCCCTTTCCACTGCCTCTCATGGGCTACCCTTTCCAGAGTCCTCTAGGCGCACCCCCAGGTGGTTACACAGGCAAGGACCGTTCTTCACCAGACTCCATGGACCTGTCCAGGGAAAGCACTGGCTTGAGGACCAAGATGTCATCAGGTCATCACCTGGGGCACCACCATCGCTCTTGTTCACCAGCACACCCTGGCAGCACAGCTGAGGGGCTCTCCCTGTCCCTCATCAAGTCTGAGTGCAGTGACCTCCAGGACATGGCTGACATCTCACCCTACTCAGGCAGCAAT ATCCAAGAAGGTCTCTCCCCAAATCATCTGAAGAAGGCCAAGCTCATGTTTTTCTACACCCGCTACCCGAGCTCTAATATGCTCAAGATGTTTTTCTCTGATGTCAAG TTTAACCGCTGCATAACCTCCCAGCTGATCAAGTGGTTCAGCAACTTCCGGGAGTTTTACTACATTCAGATGGAGAAGTTTGCCCGGCAGGCCATCAATGACGGAGTCACTGGAGCCGAGGAGTTGAGCGTCAGCCGAGACTGCGAGCTCTTCCGAGCCCTCAACATGCACTATAACAAGGCCAACGACTTCGAG